From the genome of Bacteroidota bacterium:
AAAAGTATTCGCGATGATTAAGTTAACGTTTCCCGATAACTCTGTTAGAGAATACAATGAAGGAGTTACGGGGATTGATATTGCCAAAAGTATCAGCAACAGTTTAGCCAAAGAAGTTTTGGCTGTATCCATAAATGGAGAAGTATGGGATGCCATGAGGCCGATTAACACTGATGCTACGGTTAAATTATTCAAATGGGAAGATGACGAAGGCAAACATGCTTTCTGGCATACATCAGCTCATCTGATGGCCGAAGCTTTGGAAGCCCTTTATCCTGGTATCAAGTTCGGAATTGGACCTGCTATTGAAAACGGGTTTTATTATGATGTAGATCTGGGCGAAGGCAGAGTGATTACAGATGCCGACCTGCCTAAGGTTGAAGAAAAGATGCGTGAGCTTGTCAAGCAGAATTGCGCACTTATCCGCAGAGATATCAGCAAAGAAGATGCATTGAAATATTTCACCAAAAAAGGTGATCCCTATAAGGTTGAACTTATCACCGACTTGCAGGATGGTACAATAACCCTATACGACCAGGGCAATTTTACAGATTTATGCCGCGGGCCACATTTACCCTCCACCGGTGCGATTAAGGCCATCAAATTGCTGAGTATTGCCGGCGCTTATTGGAGAGGCGATGAAAAAAGAAAACAACTTACCCGTATTTATGGCGTCACTTTCCCCAAGCAAAAGATGCTTGAAGATTACTTGAAATTGCTTGAGGAAGCAAAACTTCGCGATCACCGGAAATTGGGTAAAGAACTTGAATTATTTACTTTTTCCGAAAAAGTGGGTGCAGGTTTGCCTTTGTGGTTGCCTCGTGGAGCTAAAGTAAGGGAAATACTTGAAAACTTTTTAAGGAAGGTACAGGATCATTATGGTTACAAGCAGGTAATTACCCCACATATCGGACAGAAAGAATTGTATGTTACCTCTGGCCATTTTGCAAAATATGGTGCAGATTCATTCCGGCCCATCACTACTCCGGTTGAAGGGGAAGTGTTTATGCTGAAACCCATGAATTGCCCCCACCATTGCGAAATTTATAAATGCAAACCCCGTTCGTACAGGGATTTGCCTGTACGTTTGGCTGAATTCGGAACGGTTTACCGTTACGAACAGAGCGGTGAGTTGCACGGATTGACCAGGGTAAGAGGCTTTACTCAGGATGATGCCCATCTTTTCTGCCGTCCTGACCAAATTAAAGAAGAAATTAATAATATCATTGATATTATTTTCCTTATTTTCAAGGCATTGAAATTTAATGAATACATTGCTCAGATTTCGCTTCGCGATCCCAATGATAAAACTAAATATATTGGAAGTGACGAAAACTGGGAGAAAGCCGAACGGGCTATTATTGAAGCTTCTGAAGAAAAAGGATTGAAAACTACTGTGGAATTGGGTGAAGCGGCTTTTTACGGTCCTAAGCTCGACTTTATGGTGAAAGATGCAATTGGACGTAAATGGCAGTTGGGTACTATCCAGGTCGATTATAATTTGCCTGAACGTTTTGGCCTTGAATATATGGGCAATGACAACCAGAAACATCGCCCGATCATGATACACCGTGCACCATTTGGTTCGATGGAAAGGTTTATCGCTGTTTTGCTCGAGCATACCGCCGGGAAATTACCACTATGGCTGTCACCCGATCAGGTGGTGATAATGCCTATCAGTGAAAAATTTAACGATTATGCCAAAAAAGTTTTATCTTTTCTAAAAAATTCCGATATTCGCACCTTCGTTGACGATAGAAATGAAAAAATCGGCAAGAAGATTAGAGACAATGAATTGATGAAGATCCCTTATTTATTGGTTGTTGGAGAGAAGGAGGAAGTTTCCGGAACTGTTTCTGTGCGTAAACAGGGAGAAGGTGATCAGGGAAGCATGAAATTCGAGGATTTTGCAAACTTTATTCAATCAGAAGTAAAAAAACAATTAGAGATCATTAATTACTAACTTTAAATTGTAAAATTGGAGGAAAGAAAATTTAACGGCGGAAGATCACCGTTCGGTCGTAGAAGGGTGAATGAAGATCAGCCTAATTTTAATATTAATAGTCAAATTAGGGCAAGGGAAGTTCGTTTGGTAGGGGATAATATCGTTCCCGAACCTGGTGTATTTACTTTGCAAGATGCTTTGAAGTTGGCGGATACTTTGGAGTTGGATTTGGTAGAAATATCACCCAAAGCCGAGCCTCCGGTGTGCAAAATTATTGATTATCAGAAATTTCTTTATCAGCTGAAGAAAAAGCAAAAGGAAATTAAAGCTAAAACCACGAAAGTGGTGGTAAAGGAAATTCGTTTCGGGCCGAATACCGATGAACATGATTATGATTTTAAACTGAAGCATGCCCTGAGTTTTCTCCAGGATGGCTTTAAGGTTAAAGCTTACGTATTTTTTAAAGGCAGGACAATTTTGTACAAAGAAAAGGGTGAAATCCTTCTTTTACGTTTTGCTCAGGATTTGCAGGAATTTGGTAAGGTTGAACAATTACCCAAACTTGAAGGAAAACGGATGTTTATGTTCATTTCACCTAAATCAGGAAAGAAGAAGAGTTAAACTATATAAATTTTACAGAATGCCAAAAATGAAGACTAATTCCGGTGCAAAGAAGAGATTTGCTTTGACTGGTACAGGTAAAATTAAAAGAAAACATGCTTTCAAAAGTCATATTCTGACTAAGAAAGAAACAAAAAGAAAAAGAAATCTGACTTATTTCAGTACGGTTGATAAAGCCGATTTGAAAAATGTAAAGGTCATGCTTTGCATGAAGTAATTAGAGATTTCATTAGTTATTAACCGAATGGGGATGCATTAAAGAGTCTGTTGGGCAGAACGCATTACATTCTAAAATTCATTTAAAATGCCAAGATCAGTTAATCACGTTGCTTCCAGAGCAAGAAGAAAGAAAGTCCTGAAACAAACCAGAGGTTATTTTGGTGCCAGGAAGAATGTGTATACCATTGCAAAAAATGCTCTTGAAAGAGGTTTAAGGTTTGCTTACAGAGACAGGAAAGATAAGAAGAGTACTTTCCGTCAAATTTGGATCGCTAGGATCAATGCTGGTGTACGGCCTTATGGTTTATCCTATTCCGTATTTATCGGAAAAATTCATAAAGCCGGTATTACCATGAATAAAAAAGTTCTTGCCGATTTGGCTATGAATAATCCTAAGGCTTTTGAAGCCATAGTCAATAAGGTAAAGACTGTTTAAGTAAACTTATTTTTTATATAGGGGGAAGCCATATGCTTCCCTTTTTTGTTAGTTTTGATTATTTCTTAAAATTTAATCTCTATGGAAATAGCATTAATCGGTTATGGCAAAATGGGCAAGGAAATAGAAGCTGTTTGCCGGGAAAGAAACCATCATGTGGCCCTCATTATTGATGTGAACAATCCAGCTGACCTGAATGCTGAAAACCTCAAAAATGTTGATGTAGCTATAGAGTTTACCACACCCCAGACTGCATATAACAATGTTCTCAAATGCTTCAGCGCAAATGTGCCCGTGGTTTGCGGAACTACCGGCTGGCTGGATAATTTCGACCATATTCAGCAAATTTGCAACGAGCAGAAACAGGGCTTTTTCTATTCGTCAAATTATAGCC
Proteins encoded in this window:
- the thrS gene encoding threonine--tRNA ligase; amino-acid sequence: MIKLTFPDNSVREYNEGVTGIDIAKSISNSLAKEVLAVSINGEVWDAMRPINTDATVKLFKWEDDEGKHAFWHTSAHLMAEALEALYPGIKFGIGPAIENGFYYDVDLGEGRVITDADLPKVEEKMRELVKQNCALIRRDISKEDALKYFTKKGDPYKVELITDLQDGTITLYDQGNFTDLCRGPHLPSTGAIKAIKLLSIAGAYWRGDEKRKQLTRIYGVTFPKQKMLEDYLKLLEEAKLRDHRKLGKELELFTFSEKVGAGLPLWLPRGAKVREILENFLRKVQDHYGYKQVITPHIGQKELYVTSGHFAKYGADSFRPITTPVEGEVFMLKPMNCPHHCEIYKCKPRSYRDLPVRLAEFGTVYRYEQSGELHGLTRVRGFTQDDAHLFCRPDQIKEEINNIIDIIFLIFKALKFNEYIAQISLRDPNDKTKYIGSDENWEKAERAIIEASEEKGLKTTVELGEAAFYGPKLDFMVKDAIGRKWQLGTIQVDYNLPERFGLEYMGNDNQKHRPIMIHRAPFGSMERFIAVLLEHTAGKLPLWLSPDQVVIMPISEKFNDYAKKVLSFLKNSDIRTFVDDRNEKIGKKIRDNELMKIPYLLVVGEKEEVSGTVSVRKQGEGDQGSMKFEDFANFIQSEVKKQLEIINY
- the infC gene encoding translation initiation factor IF-3 codes for the protein MNEDQPNFNINSQIRAREVRLVGDNIVPEPGVFTLQDALKLADTLELDLVEISPKAEPPVCKIIDYQKFLYQLKKKQKEIKAKTTKVVVKEIRFGPNTDEHDYDFKLKHALSFLQDGFKVKAYVFFKGRTILYKEKGEILLLRFAQDLQEFGKVEQLPKLEGKRMFMFISPKSGKKKS
- the rpmI gene encoding 50S ribosomal protein L35, coding for MPKMKTNSGAKKRFALTGTGKIKRKHAFKSHILTKKETKRKRNLTYFSTVDKADLKNVKVMLCMK
- the rplT gene encoding 50S ribosomal protein L20; the protein is MPRSVNHVASRARRKKVLKQTRGYFGARKNVYTIAKNALERGLRFAYRDRKDKKSTFRQIWIARINAGVRPYGLSYSVFIGKIHKAGITMNKKVLADLAMNNPKAFEAIVNKVKTV